One Podarcis raffonei isolate rPodRaf1 chromosome 18, rPodRaf1.pri, whole genome shotgun sequence genomic window carries:
- the RAB11B gene encoding ras-related protein Rab-11B, with protein MGTRDDEYDYLFKVVLIGDSGVGKSNLLSRFTRNEFNLESKSTIGVEFATRSIQVDGKTIKAQIWDTAGQERYRAITSAYYRGAVGALLVYDIAKHLTYENVERWLKELRDHADNNIVIMLVGNKSDLRHLRAVPTDEARAFAEKNNLSFIETSALDSTNVEEAFKNILTEIYRIVSQKQIADRSAHDESPGNNVVDISVPPTTDGQKSNKLQCCQNL; from the exons ATGGGAACCCGCGACGACGAGTACGACTATCTATTCAAAG TTGTGCTGATTGGAGACTCCGGGGTGGGGAAGAGTAATCTCCTGTCCCGCTTCACACGCAATGAATTCAACCTGGAGAGCAAAAGCACTATCGGTGTGGAGTTTGCCACCAGAAGTATCCAGGTGGATGGGAAGACGATAAAGGCACAGATCTGGGACACGGCTGGCCAGGAGCGATATCGTGCTATCACCTCTGC CTATTACCGTGGTGCCGTTGGAGCACTCCTGGTTTACGACATTGCAAAACACTTGACATACGAGAACGTGGAGCGTTGGCTGAAGGAGCTCCGGGATCATGCAGATAACAACATCGTCATCATGCTGGTGGGGAACAAGAGCGATCTGCGTCACCTGAGGGCTGTGCCTACAGACGAGGCCCGCGCTTTTGCAG AAAAAAACAACCTGTCATTCATTGAAACTTCAGCACTCGACTCAACAAATGTAGAAGAAGCCTTCAAGAACATCCTTACTG AGATCTACCGCATTGTGTCGCAGAAGCAGATTGCGGACCGGTCTGCCCACGACGAGTCTCCCGGCAACAACGTGGTGGACATCAGTGTGCCCCCCACCACCGACGGACAGAAATCGAACAAACTCCAGTGTTGCCAGAACCTGTGA